One window of Saprospiraceae bacterium genomic DNA carries:
- a CDS encoding PorT family protein has translation MIKIVIPALVFVLFSTNILESQIFGGGLQASGCLSQIDGDKVFGFHKPGYQLAVYGTARISKITDLEIQFSFNQRGSRSTKNDLTDIKFTLNYLDVPVLFVVKDWINLEADQEYYRMHFFGGFSVGKLVSSSSFSGVDKDFKPFDFSWLAGLKYFYTENWALTARYTRSLLPIYKYPDGNREIKMISYFISLGLNYKFN, from the coding sequence ATGATTAAAATAGTGATTCCTGCTTTAGTGTTTGTGCTGTTTTCAACAAATATACTTGAAAGTCAGATCTTTGGAGGGGGTCTTCAGGCGTCAGGCTGCTTGTCTCAGATTGATGGAGACAAGGTCTTTGGATTCCATAAACCCGGATATCAATTGGCAGTTTATGGAACTGCCCGGATTTCTAAAATTACGGATCTGGAAATTCAATTTTCTTTTAATCAAAGAGGCAGCAGAAGCACAAAAAATGATTTGACCGATATAAAATTCACCCTCAATTATCTGGATGTCCCGGTATTATTTGTTGTAAAGGACTGGATTAATCTGGAAGCAGATCAGGAATACTACCGTATGCATTTTTTTGGCGGCTTTTCAGTCGGCAAATTGGTATCTAGCTCTAGTTTTAGTGGGGTCGATAAAGATTTCAAACCGTTTGATTTTAGTTGGCTCGCAGGCCTAAAATATTTTTATACTGAAAATTGGGCTTTAACCGCAAGGTACACCAGATCTTTACTACCTATTTATAAGTATCCGGATGGCAATCGGGAAATCAAAATGATTAGTTATTTTATATCTTTGGGCCTCAATTATAAATTCAATTAA